Proteins encoded within one genomic window of Oryza brachyantha chromosome 7, ObraRS2, whole genome shotgun sequence:
- the LOC102711166 gene encoding uncharacterized protein LOC102711166, protein MVKEGGRRVAGTMGWLQSLLAPIKKLWIRMHSAQRKKRGIYILYEDVKSCPCEDVQILWSILVESSHGHHHPQPLRLKQ, encoded by the exons ATGGTGAAGGAGGGAGGTAGGCGAGTAGCTGGGACCATGGGCTGGCTCCAGTCTCTCCTCGCCCCTATCAAGAAGCTCTGGATTCGCATGCATTCCGCCCAGAGGAAGA AGAGAGGTATCTACATCCTGTACGAGGACGTGAAGTCGTGCCCGTGCGAGGACGTGCAGATACTCTGGTCCATCCTCGTCGAGTCCTCccacggccaccaccacccgcaGCCGCTGCGGCTGAAGCagtga